The following proteins are encoded in a genomic region of Burkholderia pyrrocinia:
- the hutC gene encoding histidine utilization repressor: MSAPVYQEIKDFVLARIHAGEWEEGDQVPSENELAREFKVARMTVNRALRELTAEQVLTRMKGAGTYVARPKYESTLVAIRSISEEVGARGHAYHASVLGLETIRADEALADEMQVAVRAKLFHSQVLHFENDEPVQLEERWVNPAVAPDYAEQDFTNTTPNLYLMRAAPLQRVEYRIEAAAPAPERREQLRMDDVEPCLVLHRRTWSQGVVASVANLWHPGSRYRFTGHF, encoded by the coding sequence ATGAGCGCGCCGGTCTACCAGGAGATCAAGGATTTCGTCCTGGCCCGCATCCACGCCGGCGAGTGGGAGGAGGGCGACCAGGTGCCGTCCGAGAACGAGCTGGCGCGCGAGTTCAAGGTTGCGCGCATGACCGTCAACCGCGCGCTGCGCGAGTTGACGGCCGAGCAGGTGCTCACGCGCATGAAGGGCGCCGGCACCTACGTCGCGCGGCCGAAGTACGAGTCGACGCTGGTGGCGATCCGCAGCATCTCGGAGGAGGTCGGCGCGCGCGGGCATGCGTATCACGCCAGCGTGCTCGGTCTCGAGACGATCCGCGCCGACGAGGCGCTCGCCGACGAGATGCAGGTGGCCGTGCGCGCGAAGCTGTTTCATTCGCAGGTGCTGCACTTCGAGAACGACGAGCCCGTGCAGCTCGAAGAACGATGGGTGAATCCGGCGGTCGCGCCGGATTACGCCGAGCAGGATTTCACGAACACGACGCCGAACCTGTACCTGATGCGCGCGGCTCCGCTGCAGCGCGTCGAGTACCGGATCGAAGCGGCGGCCCCGGCGCCGGAGCGGCGCGAGCAGCTGCGGATGGACGACGTCGAGCCGTGTCTGGTTTTACATCGGCGCACCTGGTCGCAGGGCGTCGTCGCCTCGGTGGCGAATCTGTGGCATCCCGGCAGCCGTTATCGCTTCACCGGGCATTTCTGA
- the hutH gene encoding histidine ammonia-lyase gives MITLTPGHLTLPQLRQIARESVQLTLDPASFAKIDAGAKAVADIAAKGEPAYGINTGFGRLASTHIPHDQLELLQKNLVLSHAVGVGQPMERSSVRLLMALKLSSLGRGHSGIRREVMDALIKLFNADVLPLIPVKGSVGASGDLAPLAHMSAVLLGVGEVFIRGERASAIDGLRVAGLAPLTLQAKEGLALLNGTQASTALALDNMFSIEDLYRTGLVAGALSVDAAAGSVKPFDARIHELRGHQGQIDAAAAYRDLLEGSPINQSHRDCDKVQDPYSLRCQPQVMGACLDQMRHAANVLLIEANAVSDNPLIFPDTGEVLSGGNFHAEPVAFAADNLALAAAEIGALAERRIALLIDATLSGLPPFLVRDGGVNSGFMIAHVTAAALASENKTLAHPASVDSLPTSANQEDHVSMATFAARKLADIADNTKHILAIELLAAAQGVDLRAPYHTSPKLAPVMETIRAKVEHYELDHYFAPDIAAIAKLVGERAFAKISPFSFASEQ, from the coding sequence ATGATTACGTTGACCCCCGGCCACCTGACCCTCCCGCAACTGCGCCAGATCGCACGCGAATCCGTGCAACTGACGCTCGACCCGGCCAGCTTCGCGAAGATCGACGCCGGCGCGAAGGCTGTCGCCGACATCGCCGCGAAGGGCGAGCCGGCCTACGGCATCAACACGGGCTTCGGCCGCCTGGCCAGCACGCACATCCCGCACGACCAGCTCGAACTGCTGCAGAAGAACCTCGTGCTGTCGCACGCGGTTGGCGTCGGCCAGCCGATGGAGCGCTCGTCGGTGCGCCTGCTGATGGCACTGAAGCTGTCGAGCCTCGGCCGCGGCCACTCGGGCATCCGTCGCGAAGTGATGGACGCGCTGATCAAGCTGTTCAACGCGGACGTGCTGCCGCTGATCCCGGTGAAGGGCTCGGTCGGCGCATCGGGCGACCTCGCGCCGCTCGCGCACATGTCGGCGGTGCTGCTCGGCGTCGGCGAAGTGTTCATTCGCGGCGAGCGCGCGAGCGCGATCGACGGTCTGCGCGTCGCGGGCCTCGCGCCGCTGACGTTGCAGGCGAAGGAAGGCCTCGCGCTGCTGAACGGCACGCAGGCATCGACGGCGCTGGCGCTCGACAACATGTTCTCGATCGAAGACCTGTACCGCACCGGGCTGGTCGCGGGTGCGCTGTCGGTCGACGCGGCAGCCGGCTCGGTGAAGCCGTTCGACGCGCGCATTCATGAGCTGCGCGGCCATCAAGGCCAGATCGACGCGGCCGCGGCCTACCGCGACCTGCTCGAAGGCTCGCCGATCAACCAGTCGCACCGCGACTGCGACAAGGTGCAGGATCCGTACAGCCTGCGCTGCCAGCCGCAGGTGATGGGCGCGTGTCTGGACCAGATGCGCCACGCGGCCAACGTGCTGCTGATCGAGGCGAACGCCGTGTCGGACAACCCGCTGATCTTCCCGGACACCGGCGAAGTGCTGTCGGGCGGCAACTTCCACGCGGAACCCGTCGCGTTCGCGGCCGACAACCTCGCGCTCGCCGCAGCGGAAATCGGCGCGCTGGCCGAGCGCCGTATCGCGCTGCTGATCGACGCGACGCTGTCGGGCCTGCCCCCGTTCCTCGTGAGGGACGGCGGCGTGAACTCGGGCTTCATGATCGCTCACGTGACGGCCGCCGCGCTGGCGTCGGAGAACAAGACGCTCGCGCACCCGGCGTCGGTCGATTCGCTGCCGACCTCGGCGAACCAGGAAGACCACGTGTCGATGGCGACGTTCGCCGCGCGCAAGCTCGCCGACATCGCGGACAACACGAAGCACATCCTCGCGATCGAACTGCTGGCCGCCGCGCAGGGCGTCGACCTGCGCGCGCCGTACCACACGAGCCCGAAGCTGGCGCCCGTGATGGAAACGATCCGCGCCAAGGTCGAGCATTACGAGCTCGACCACTACTTCGCGCCGGACATCGCGGCGATCGCGAAGCTGGTCGGCGAGCGTGCGTTCGCGAAGATCAGCCCGTTCTCGTTCGCATCGGAACAGTAA
- a CDS encoding glutamate/aspartate ABC transporter substrate-binding protein, with the protein MNFPSRFAARFGRRLLVAACALACGASLAAEPLSGTLEKIRQSNLISIGHRETSVPFSYVDASGKVIGFSQDLCDRVIAAVKARTGKPDLQVRFIPVTSQNRIPLVQNGTVDLECGVTTNLAARHAQVAFSTTFFVATTRLLTRTTSGIRDFPDLAGKTVVTNQGTTSERLLRKMNEEKKMNMQIISAKDYGEGRLTLESGRAAAYMMDDVLLAGVRQLAAKPADWRLVGTPQSSEAYGFMLRKDDPQFKALVDGVLVQLMKSGEINALYDKWFMKPVPPKGLSFDFPMSDVIKARYAAPNDAPLE; encoded by the coding sequence ATGAACTTCCCGTCACGATTCGCCGCCCGGTTCGGCCGCCGCCTGCTCGTCGCCGCGTGCGCGCTCGCATGCGGCGCCTCGCTCGCCGCGGAGCCGCTTTCCGGCACGCTCGAGAAGATCCGGCAGAGCAACCTGATCTCGATCGGCCACCGCGAAACGTCGGTGCCGTTCTCCTACGTCGACGCGAGCGGCAAGGTGATCGGCTTCTCGCAGGACCTGTGCGACCGCGTGATCGCCGCCGTAAAGGCACGCACCGGCAAGCCCGACCTGCAGGTGCGCTTCATCCCGGTCACGTCGCAGAACCGCATCCCGCTCGTGCAGAACGGCACCGTCGATCTCGAATGCGGCGTGACCACGAACCTCGCTGCGCGCCACGCGCAGGTGGCGTTCTCGACCACCTTCTTCGTCGCGACGACGCGCCTGCTCACGCGCACGACGTCGGGCATCCGCGACTTTCCCGACCTCGCCGGCAAGACGGTCGTGACGAACCAGGGCACGACGTCCGAACGCCTGCTCCGCAAGATGAACGAGGAAAAGAAGATGAACATGCAGATCATCAGCGCGAAGGACTACGGCGAAGGACGCCTCACGCTCGAATCGGGCCGCGCGGCCGCGTACATGATGGACGACGTGCTGCTCGCGGGCGTGCGCCAGCTCGCCGCGAAGCCGGCCGACTGGCGGCTCGTCGGCACGCCGCAATCGTCGGAAGCCTACGGATTCATGCTGCGCAAGGACGATCCGCAGTTCAAGGCGCTCGTCGACGGCGTGCTCGTCCAGCTGATGAAGAGCGGCGAGATCAATGCGCTGTACGACAAGTGGTTCATGAAGCCGGTGCCGCCGAAGGGCTTGTCGTTCGACTTCCCGATGAGCGACGTGATCAAGGCGCGCTATGCGGCGCCGAACGACGCGCCGCTCGAATGA
- a CDS encoding 4'-phosphopantetheinyl transferase family protein, with protein MSIPSDSASPFDTPRAWRVQALDVPPAASRAGVRIARVDFDWRVPLASPAYAALSDGERARAARFMRHEDAVRSAATRAALRDLLGAALGVAPHAVAIVVDESGRPSLDPAHGTGLDFNVSHAGDHALLAWVPAGRVGVDIECCNRAADWRALTREVCAPAEAAYLDGLSADARADAFMRVWSAKEALLKALGTGIVGGLRAFAVVPPRDAATPATTIVEPAAPAAGVAAFDAAWLDAAPGYAACVAWTRVSRRPRAALIRAARRSAPHSAP; from the coding sequence ATGTCCATTCCGTCCGATTCCGCTTCCCCGTTCGACACGCCCCGCGCGTGGCGCGTGCAGGCGCTCGACGTGCCGCCCGCCGCGTCTCGCGCCGGCGTGCGGATCGCGCGCGTCGATTTCGACTGGCGCGTGCCGCTTGCGTCGCCCGCGTATGCGGCGCTGAGCGATGGCGAGCGCGCGCGGGCCGCGCGCTTCATGCGGCACGAGGATGCGGTGCGCAGTGCCGCGACGCGCGCCGCGCTGCGCGACCTGCTCGGCGCGGCCCTCGGTGTTGCGCCGCACGCGGTCGCGATCGTCGTCGACGAATCGGGGCGGCCGTCGCTGGACCCCGCGCATGGCACCGGGCTCGACTTCAACGTGTCGCACGCGGGCGATCATGCGCTGCTCGCGTGGGTGCCCGCGGGCCGCGTCGGCGTCGATATCGAGTGCTGCAACCGCGCGGCCGACTGGCGCGCGCTGACGCGCGAAGTCTGCGCACCCGCCGAGGCCGCGTATCTCGACGGCCTGTCCGCCGATGCGCGCGCGGACGCGTTCATGCGCGTGTGGTCGGCCAAGGAGGCGCTGCTCAAGGCGCTCGGCACGGGCATCGTCGGCGGGCTGCGCGCATTCGCGGTCGTGCCGCCGCGCGATGCGGCGACCCCCGCGACGACGATCGTCGAGCCGGCCGCGCCCGCCGCCGGCGTCGCAGCGTTCGACGCGGCCTGGCTCGACGCGGCGCCCGGCTACGCGGCGTGTGTTGCGTGGACGCGCGTGAGCCGGCGTCCACGCGCGGCGCTCATTCGAGCGGCGCGTCGTTCGGCGCCGCATAGCGCGCCTTGA